In Streptomyces sp. NBC_00390, the following are encoded in one genomic region:
- a CDS encoding transcriptional regulator, with amino-acid sequence MQQQGRPAAAVKAEAVNVATGEVVQLELMGDDALRGLREPRTPIPPRYDWRPHPGRHVNVGKALLAKVWHKDSGYDQNARDILGFYIAHAPEGGEPLRMTFKEISQTLGVQPNTVQQCITQLHAGGLLLEKEKIGRVKFFALNPRAAYDGSAAAQVAATKEARHPVVPAPTAASPKRTRRKVS; translated from the coding sequence ATGCAGCAGCAGGGCCGGCCTGCGGCGGCTGTCAAGGCAGAAGCCGTAAACGTGGCGACCGGCGAAGTCGTGCAGCTGGAGTTGATGGGCGACGACGCGCTCAGGGGGCTGCGCGAACCGAGGACACCCATCCCGCCACGGTACGACTGGCGCCCTCATCCTGGCCGCCATGTCAATGTTGGGAAGGCGCTTCTGGCGAAGGTGTGGCACAAGGACAGCGGGTACGACCAGAACGCCCGCGATATCCTTGGCTTCTACATCGCGCACGCGCCGGAGGGCGGCGAGCCTCTTCGAATGACATTCAAGGAGATCAGCCAGACTCTGGGAGTGCAGCCCAACACGGTTCAGCAGTGCATCACGCAGCTTCATGCCGGTGGCCTTCTTCTGGAGAAGGAGAAGATCGGCCGTGTGAAGTTCTTTGCACTGAACCCAAGGGCAGCGTATGACGGCAGTGCTGCAGCTCAGGTGGCGGCGACCAAGGAAGCCAGGCACCCTGTGGTACCGGCG